GCCGCCGGCAAGTCCTCCTCCATATACACTATAGCACAGTTGACCAGTCCCGACGGCATTTCGCTATACAATGTCACGGATCGCAAAATGGTCCTCGTCAATAACGGGGACTACAAGAGCGACTTCTGGGCCAGCCACGATTACCGCGACACAAGCGGCAACGCCACCACCGTCTCCACCACCAACGGCTATGGCTGGTACACCAACCAGGCTTATTATGACAGCGCATACACGCCCTTTAAACTTCAGGGCCTGGCCACGGAAGGGCAGGAGGTGGCTGACCAGCGAAAGTATAATTTCTCCTTCCTGACAAACTACAGCTTCGATCGCGGTTTCCTGAAGGGCTGGGCCGTCGGCGGCGCCCAACGCTACGCCAGCAAGGCCATCATCGGCTACTACGGCAAGGCTTCCGGCAATAACAAGGACCTTTCCGACAACCCGTTGCTGGACATGATAGACGTCAGCCGTCCGATCTATGACGATCCGGTCTGGTACACCGACCTGTGGGTTTCCTACACCTGCAAGATCTTCAACGACAAGGTGCGCATGAAGCTGCAACTCAACGTGGCGGACGTGTTTCAGGACGGCGAGCTGCGGCCCACCGCCGTGAACTACGACGGCACGCCCTACGCCTACCGCATCGTGGACCCGCGCCAGTTTATCCTGACGGCGACGTTTGATTTCTGATACCATTCCCAGTCATTTGTAGACTGATCAAGGCAGGGCGAAGCCTCCGGCTGGGATGCCCCGCCCTGCCTGAAATATAGATTCCGTTCGGAGATGGCATGGGTCCTTCTTGCCGCGCAATAGGTAGTTGTGCGGTTAGGGTAAATACAAGGCCCCCCTTTTAGGCGAGGGGGGCCTTGTTATGTCAGAATTAGGTTTATCAAATGGAGGGATGATCTCCGTGCCGTCCTCTTTACTTGTGTTATAATATCGAAGGACCGGCTTTCACCCGGCGGGCGGCCTGGCGCGGGCCAGGTCTTCGCGGCGGTAGTGGACGATGTATTTTTCCTTAAAACAACCGTCGTTTAACAATTCCTCCAACGAAAACACACGGGCCGGGGTGATGCCGGTGGCGGCCTCCTCGTCCGCGAGGCTGCCGCCCTTCCAATATATAATGCCGTTGGCGGGCGAATGCTTTTCGCCGCGGCGGACGCGCGGGCGGACGAGTTGTATAAAAGCGGGAAGGGAGGTGACGGCGCGGCCGGTCACGAAATCGTATTCGCGGGCGAGCGCCTCGACGCGGATGGCCTTCACCTCGACGTTGCGCAGGCGCAGGCGCGCGGCGATGTCGGAGACGACGGTGATTTTTTTGCCGACGGAGTCGGCCAGCGTGAAGCGTGCTCGCGGATAAAGCGCGGCGAGGATGAGCCCGGGGAAGCCGCCGCCCGTGCCGGCGTCGAGGAGCGTGGCGCCGTCCATGAGGCGCAGGAATTTTATCGCGGCGACGCAGGGCGCGTAGTGGTGCCATTCGAGGTTGTCGATGTCCTTGCGCGAAACGAGATTGATCTTCGCGTTCCACTCGCGGTGCAGCGCGGCCATGCGTTCGAGCAGCTCCCATTGCGCGGGGGCGAGCTCGGGGAAAAAGGGTTTCAGGCGGTGCATGGGAAGGGCGGGTTGTCTTTTGAATTTTCTGACCGCGGATTGGCCGGGGGCGCAACTCAAAGTGTTGTCCGTGTCCAGGTCACTTGTTTTTCCAATCGTTCTCGAAACATCGCGAATAACAAAGAACGGGAACGATTTTTTCGGCGGCGCTTACGGCAAAAACGACAGCAGCGGCGGCGGATAGACGATGTTCGGGCTCGCGGGCAGGACCGTGGGCGCGAAGCGGGAGAGCGGGACGTTTTCGCGGACGGTGATGGTGGCGAGAACCTTCGGCACATAGAGGCGCGTCTCCGCCGGGAGCTTTTCGGCGATGTCGGCGAAGGCGGTCGCCCCGGGCGTTTTTTTCAACGCGGCGGCGACGCGGCCCTCGCCGGCGTTGTAGGCCGCGAGCGCGAGCGGCCAGGAATCGAAGCGGTCGTGCAGGCGGCGGAGCAGTTGCGCGGCGGCGCGGGCGCTTTTGCCGGGCTGGGTGCGCTCGTCGAATGGCCACGTGCGCAGGCCGAACGCCTTGGCCGTGGCGGGCATGAGCTGAAAAAGTCCGCGCGCGCCGACCGGGCTGCGCGCATCGGCGTTGAAGGACGACTCGACTTCGGCGAGCCAGACGAGTTCGGCGGGGACTTTTTCGGCGTGGAAAATGACCTTGAGCAGCGGGATGAGCTGCGCGGCGTTGAGCGGCGCGGGCCGGGCGCGAAGCCGGTCGAGCCAGATATCGTAATAGGGCACGGGCGAATGCGGCGGCAGCGGCTTGGTGGTGAACGGCAGGGCCAGCGGCCGCCATCCGCCTTCCGCAAGCGAGGGCGAGGGCAGGGCGGGCGCGGGTGTTTTTGCCGGCGGGGGTTTCGAGGCGGGCGGGCGGGCGAGCAGGGGCGGCGGACGCGGATGCGGCGGCGGCTGGTTGAGCGCCTGGCGCGCGCTTTCGATCAAGTCGAGGCGTTCGGCCAGCCAGTCGGCGTAGTCGGAGAATTCGGGCATGAGGCGCATGCCCGCGAGCGTGCGGCTGGCCTCGGGTTCGAGCGCGGCGAGCTCCTCGAACGAGCCGGCGGAGAGGGATCGCTGCAACCCGGCGGTGAAGGCGTTCCACTCGTCCTTGGTGAGAAACTGGTAGTGCTCCTTGATCTGGTCGGGCGCGTAGTCCTCGAAAAGCTGGCTGCCGAGTTCGTAGAGCGCGTCGAAATCGGCCTGCGTGAGCGGGCGCGGCGCGGGTTTCGGCGGAGTCGTGCCGGAAGTGCCGGCGGCGGGCGCGGACGATTTGCCCGCTGCGGCATCGGGCAGCAGCGGGCAAGGGATCGCCGCCAGCGCGACGGAGAGCAGCATGGTGAAGCGGCGTCTCATGCGCCGCATAGACCGGCATTTGGCAACGAGGTTGCAAGTCGGAACGTATCGGCGCCGGTCTGCGTGCGCGGCCGGGTGTAACTCAAAGTGGTGTCACTCCCTCTTTCTTCTTTCCTCTTTATCTTTCTCTTTCGTCAGGAACGGGCAGGGAGAAAGAGGAAAGAGAAAGAATAAAGAGGAAAGATTCCGGCGGTGACATCACTTTGAGTTGCACCCGGCGCGGCCTCCAGCCCGCAAAACTCGCTCGCCTTCGCGCGCGCGGCCGGTGAATGTTTCGGGCTTCATTGCCCAATCCAAGGCCTCACTCATACAATCCGATCTCCGCAAAATCATACGCGTCTTTCGTTTATGAAAACCCAAGTCACCTCCCTGTTCCGTTCCGTTTTCGGCCGCGAGCCTGAGTTTGTCACGCGCGCGCCGGGCCGCATCGAATTCATCGGCAACCACACCGATTACAACGGCGGCACCGTGCTCGGCGCGTCGATCGACCGCGGCGTGTGGGCGGCCATCGCAAAACGCGACGACGGGAAGCGGCGCTTTTACAGTAAATTCAGTGACACCCTGCTTGAATTTCCCGCCACCGCGCCGGTCAGGCAGACCGGCGACGCGAACTGGGTGAACTACCCGCTCGGGGTCATCGCGGCCATGCCGGCGTTCGGGCTGCGCGCGCCGGGGGGATTCGATTTCTGCGACTTGTCCGACCTGCCGCCCGGCTCGGGCATGAGCAGCAGCGCCGCCATCGAGCTTTCGTCCGCGCTGGCGTTTCTCGGCATCACCGGGCAGGTCGAAAAAACCCCGCGCGAGACCGTGGTGAAAATCGGCAAGCACGCGGAAAACCACTTCGTCGGCGTGCCCTGCGGCATCCTCGACCAGGGCGTGTCGGGCTTCGGGAAAAAGGACCATCTCGTGTTCATCGATTGCCTCGGGCCGCGCTTCGCCACCGTGCCCATGCCGGCGGGCGCGCATTTCTGGATTTTCAACACCCACACCAAGCACGCGCTCGTGGACGGGCTCTACGCCGCGCGCAACCGCGAGTGCATGGAGGCTGCGAAGGCGCTCGGCGTGTCCCTGCTGGTCGAAACCAGCCTGCCCGCGCTCGAGGCCAGCCGTGAAAAACTCTCCGCCGACGCCTACAAACGCGCCCGCCACGTGCTGGAGGAAATCGACCGGGTGGCCCGGGTGACCGCGGCGCTGGAGCGCGGCGACCTGCCCGTGGTCGGCCAGCTCCTCGTCGCCTCGCACCGCAGCTCGCAACACCAGTTTGAGAACAGCACCGGGACGCTCGACACGCTCGTGGATGCGCTCGTGGAAACGCCGCACGTCTATGGCGCGCGCCTGACCGGCGGCGGATTCGGCGGCGCGGTGATGGCGCTGACCGACGCGGCGTTTGGCGAGGCGGAAGTCTCCGCCGTGATCGCCGCCTACGCGAAAAAGCACGGCGGCGCGAAACCCGACGTGCTCCACTGCCAGACCGGCGACGGCGCGGCGGTGATGTGAGGCGCGAGGCGCGCCACAAAAAGCGCGGCCGGACGGTTCGGAATGGCCTGATCCCGCCCCGGCCCGCGCCTTGAGCCGCCCTTCGCCGGGGCCGGCCCGGCTTTCTTTTGTGTGGCGCTTCCGTTCCGCGTGATTTGTAGTTGCGCGTTTTATGAGCACGAAGCCAAAGAAAACAAAGTCCCAATCCCCTTCCAACGCCGAGCTCGCCGCCAAAAAAGGTCCGATCTCGAAATTTATCGCGCACCACTACCGCCACTTCAACGCCGCCGCGCTCGTCGATGCCGCCAAAGGCTACGAGGCGCACCTCGGCAAGGGCGGCAAGATGCTCGTCACCGTCGCCGGCGCCATGTCCACCGCCGAACTCGGCATCACGCTCGCCGAGATGATCCGCAAGGACAAGATCCACGCCATCGTCTGCACCGGCGCGAATCTGGAGGAGGACATTTTTAATCTCGTCGCGCATGACTACTACGAGCGCGTGCCGCACTACCGCGACCTCACGCCCGCCGACGAACAGGCGCTGCTCGACCGCCACATGAACCGTGTCACCGACACCTGCATCCCCGAAATGGAAGCCATGCGCCGCATCGAAAACGTCGTGCTCGATGAATGGGTGAAGGCCGACCGCGCCGGCGAGCGTTATTTTCCACACGAGTTCATGTATAAGATCCTCCGCGGCGGAAAATTGAAAAAATCATACCAGATCGACCCGAAAAATTCCTGGATGCTCGCCGCCGCCGAGAAGAACCTTCCCATCATCGTGCCCGGCTGGGAGGACGCCACGCTCGGCAACATGTATGCCGGCCACGTGATCGGCGGCGACGTGAAAAACGTGCACACCGTGCGCACCGGCATCGAATACATGATGTGGCTCGCCGAGTGGTACACCAAGACGGCAAAGAACCTCCGCGACGGAAACGGCTCCATCGGCTTCTTCCAGATCGGCGGCGGCATCGCCGGTGATTTCCCGATCTGCGTCGTGCCCATGCTGCACCAGGATCTCCAGCGCGAGGACGTGCCGCTCTGGGGTTATTTTTGCCAGATCAGCGACTCGACCACCAGCTACGGCAGCTACTCCGGCGCGGTGCCGAATGAAAAAATCACCTGGGGCAAGCTCGGCGAGCGCACGCCGAAATATATCATCGAAAGCGACGCCACCATCGTCGCGCCGCTGGTGTTCTCCTGGGTCCTTGGAAAATAATATAAATCGGGGCCTTGTATCATCCCATTCCAAACATGAGCCGCGGCGCATTCCGGTCCCTGTTTGTCCTGCTCGGCATCGCCGCGGCCTGCGTGCTGTCGGCGCGCACCTCGGTCTGGAAAGTGACGGATGGCGGGCGCACCCTCTATCTCGGCGGCACGGTGCATGTGCTGCGCGCGGCGGATTTTCCCCTGCCGCGCGAGTTTGACGAGGCGTTTGCCGCCTCCAGCCGCGTGTGTTTCGAAACGGACATCGAGCGGGCCATGTCGTTTGAAATGCAGCGCGTGCTCGCCGAGCACGGCATGTATAAGGACGGCACGACGATTGACAAAGTACTCGGTCCCGACGCATGGGCCGCGGTCGAGGCGTATTGCAGGAAAAACGACCTGCCCGCCGCTTATCTGAAGCCCATGAAGCCGTGGCTGCTCTCCTTCACCCTGCTGGCGCACGCGCTGCAAAAGCTCGATTGCGCGCCGGACGGCGTGGATTCGCATTTCCAAAAGAAAGCCAAGGCCGCCGGCAAGCAGCTCGGCATGCTCGAAACCTTTGAGCAACAGGTGGAATTCCTGGTGCGGATGGGTGCCGGGCATGAAAGCGAACTGGTCCTCAGCACGCTGGAGGATTTGGAGGGACTGCCGGCCATGTTTGACAAAATGATCTCGGCCTGGCGCGCGGGAAACGAAAAACAACTCGCGGCGATTCTCAACGACGAGCTGCGCAAGGAACACCCCGCCATCTACGAGACGCTCATGGTGTCGCGCAACAAGGCTTGGCTGCCTGTGATTGAGCAATGGCTGCGCACGCCGGAGACGGAATTCGTGCTGGTCGGCGCGGGACATCTTTGCGGGGACGACGGCCTGCTGCGCGCCCTCCGCGACCGCGGTTACGCGGTGGAACAGATCGACGCGGGCTCAAACTGATCCGCCGCGTCGCTTTTGCCCTGTCACACCATTTCCGAACGAAATTTATATTTTTAGGTAGGGCGAGGCGTCCCCGCCGAGCCGTGGCTCAGCTTGCAAATGGACACCATCAAAATCAAGGCCGCGGGTATAAAACAGTCGCCCCTCGGCATTTGGGCCGGAGGGGCGGGTCGGGTGACTTGAGCGATTCCGCTCGTTTGAATTCGCGAAGGTCGGCTGCCTACTAACTCTGTCTGTCGCTATCAACTGTCCTGTCATTCACTATGCTAACCTGACTGTCTGCATTTCATCTGACCTCTGTGCTTTCATGCTGACCGTCTGACCTGACTTTATTGACTTAACTGACTATCCTCTGTCGGCAGTCGAGCGACGCGCTTTGTTGTCACCCATGACCGATTATTTGGACTCCGCATGGGCGACTATGTTCAAAAAATCGCCTTGTTTTTATACTATTTCGTTCCCCTATCCTGAATTGATAAAAGGCGCTTTGAAAAACGAACGAAGGCGGTGGAGAGTCCTCGGAGAAGCCTCCCCTCCCTGGGGCTTGCAAAATCAAAATGCCCAAAAGCAGGGATACCGCGCCCTCTGGATGTGCCGGGACGCGTTTGCCGGAAAAACGTCGATTCGCTTGCCAACTCGGGAATAGCTGTTTTTACACTTTTGCCTCTTGGGAACCCTTTGCATTGGCGTCCTGTCTCATACCAATCCAGTCCATCAACTCGCAACCCATCCCGCCATGAAAAAGAGCCATCTCCTTCTCTCCGCCATCCTCGTCTTTTCCGGTGCGACAACCGCTGCCTTCGGCGCGAGTTCCAGCGGGCTGCAGCGCGCAGGGGGCCCGCCACCCCACGGCGACGGACATTTCCATCATCCTGGTCCCCGCCCCGCCCCGCCGCCGCGTTACTACCGCCCCGCGCCGGTTTATCACGGCGGTTACTATGCGCGGCCATGGCGTCCGTATTGGGCGCGGTATTATCCAGGTTATTATTGGGGAACAGGTTATTGGGGGCCGTCCTATGGCGTCAGCGTGGTTTACGACGTGGGCAGTTCCAATTCCTACAATGACGGGACCTATACCGCCGCCGGCGCGGTCATTGGCGGCGTGGCGGGCGCCATCATCGGCAATAACTCCGGCTCCTACCGCAACGGCTGGAACTCCTGGTCCGGTGCCGTCGTTGGCGCGGGCCTCGGTGCGATTGCCGGAAGCATCGCCGACAACAACGCCGCCCGCAGCCGTCAGCAGCAGGCTGTCGAGCAACAGCTTAACGCGCAACAGATCCAGCAGGCCGAGCGCGCCCGGCAGACCGCTCCAGCGGCTGGACAGGCCCCGCAAAATGTCACCATCATCAACAACTACTACGGTGGCGCCAGCTCCATGAGCTCGGCCAATTCGCTCTTCGGCCGCTGACGCTGCGCGCCCCCGCGGACTCCAACACCTTCTCATCGCATCACCACAATCACATCACGTCTGACGACACTCATGAAAACCAAGCTCCCTGTCACCGCCCTCGTCCTCGCCTTCGGCACCGGCGCGCTCTTCCTCTCCGGCTGCGCCAGCAAAGGTGTGCAATATCCCTCCGGCGTGCCCGTCGTCGAGGTCAATCCCGATGAGCGAGGTTCCGTGGCCGGCACCGGCGTCGAGTCGCAGGACCTCGTTTCCGTCACCGACAAGATGGCCCGCAGCATCGTCGGCATCCCGCAGATCGCCAGCGCCGCCACGCCGCCGCGCGTCGTGCTCAATCCCGTGGACAACAACACCCGCTTCGCGATCAACAAGGACATTTTCCTCACCCGCATCCGCATCGAGCTGAACAGAAAAGCCACCGGCAAGGTCGTCTTCCTCGCCCGCGACCAGATGGCCGCCCTCGAGCGCGAGCAGCAGCT
This genomic stretch from Termitidicoccus mucosus harbors:
- a CDS encoding 16S rRNA (guanine(527)-N(7))-methyltransferase RsmG, which encodes MHRLKPFFPELAPAQWELLERMAALHREWNAKINLVSRKDIDNLEWHHYAPCVAAIKFLRLMDGATLLDAGTGGGFPGLILAALYPRARFTLADSVGKKITVVSDIAARLRLRNVEVKAIRVEALAREYDFVTGRAVTSLPAFIQLVRPRVRRGEKHSPANGIIYWKGGSLADEEAATGITPARVFSLEELLNDGCFKEKYIVHYRREDLARARPPAG
- a CDS encoding lytic transglycosylase domain-containing protein encodes the protein MRRRFTMLLSVALAAIPCPLLPDAAAGKSSAPAAGTSGTTPPKPAPRPLTQADFDALYELGSQLFEDYAPDQIKEHYQFLTKDEWNAFTAGLQRSLSAGSFEELAALEPEASRTLAGMRLMPEFSDYADWLAERLDLIESARQALNQPPPHPRPPPLLARPPASKPPPAKTPAPALPSPSLAEGGWRPLALPFTTKPLPPHSPVPYYDIWLDRLRARPAPLNAAQLIPLLKVIFHAEKVPAELVWLAEVESSFNADARSPVGARGLFQLMPATAKAFGLRTWPFDERTQPGKSARAAAQLLRRLHDRFDSWPLALAAYNAGEGRVAAALKKTPGATAFADIAEKLPAETRLYVPKVLATITVRENVPLSRFAPTVLPASPNIVYPPPLLSFLP
- the galK gene encoding galactokinase produces the protein MKTQVTSLFRSVFGREPEFVTRAPGRIEFIGNHTDYNGGTVLGASIDRGVWAAIAKRDDGKRRFYSKFSDTLLEFPATAPVRQTGDANWVNYPLGVIAAMPAFGLRAPGGFDFCDLSDLPPGSGMSSSAAIELSSALAFLGITGQVEKTPRETVVKIGKHAENHFVGVPCGILDQGVSGFGKKDHLVFIDCLGPRFATVPMPAGAHFWIFNTHTKHALVDGLYAARNRECMEAAKALGVSLLVETSLPALEASREKLSADAYKRARHVLEEIDRVARVTAALERGDLPVVGQLLVASHRSSQHQFENSTGTLDTLVDALVETPHVYGARLTGGGFGGAVMALTDAAFGEAEVSAVIAAYAKKHGGAKPDVLHCQTGDGAAVM
- a CDS encoding deoxyhypusine synthase family protein, with amino-acid sequence MSTKPKKTKSQSPSNAELAAKKGPISKFIAHHYRHFNAAALVDAAKGYEAHLGKGGKMLVTVAGAMSTAELGITLAEMIRKDKIHAIVCTGANLEEDIFNLVAHDYYERVPHYRDLTPADEQALLDRHMNRVTDTCIPEMEAMRRIENVVLDEWVKADRAGERYFPHEFMYKILRGGKLKKSYQIDPKNSWMLAAAEKNLPIIVPGWEDATLGNMYAGHVIGGDVKNVHTVRTGIEYMMWLAEWYTKTAKNLRDGNGSIGFFQIGGGIAGDFPICVVPMLHQDLQREDVPLWGYFCQISDSTTSYGSYSGAVPNEKITWGKLGERTPKYIIESDATIVAPLVFSWVLGK
- a CDS encoding TraB/GumN family protein; the encoded protein is MSRGAFRSLFVLLGIAAACVLSARTSVWKVTDGGRTLYLGGTVHVLRAADFPLPREFDEAFAASSRVCFETDIERAMSFEMQRVLAEHGMYKDGTTIDKVLGPDAWAAVEAYCRKNDLPAAYLKPMKPWLLSFTLLAHALQKLDCAPDGVDSHFQKKAKAAGKQLGMLETFEQQVEFLVRMGAGHESELVLSTLEDLEGLPAMFDKMISAWRAGNEKQLAAILNDELRKEHPAIYETLMVSRNKAWLPVIEQWLRTPETEFVLVGAGHLCGDDGLLRALRDRGYAVEQIDAGSN
- a CDS encoding YMGG-like glycine zipper-containing protein, coding for MKKSHLLLSAILVFSGATTAAFGASSSGLQRAGGPPPHGDGHFHHPGPRPAPPPRYYRPAPVYHGGYYARPWRPYWARYYPGYYWGTGYWGPSYGVSVVYDVGSSNSYNDGTYTAAGAVIGGVAGAIIGNNSGSYRNGWNSWSGAVVGAGLGAIAGSIADNNAARSRQQQAVEQQLNAQQIQQAERARQTAPAAGQAPQNVTIINNYYGGASSMSSANSLFGR
- a CDS encoding penicillin-binding protein activator LpoB: MKTKLPVTALVLAFGTGALFLSGCASKGVQYPSGVPVVEVNPDERGSVAGTGVESQDLVSVTDKMARSIVGIPQIASAATPPRVVLNPVDNNTRFAINKDIFLTRIRIELNRKATGKVVFLARDQMAALEREQQLKKSGQVTASSDPNAVEFKGADYFLTGKLDGMSTRTSQGISDYILYSFQLINARTSEIVWEDAAEIKKQGLEDASYR